The window cttgtttgtttattttacagaTAGGGTGTACTGATCTGCTTTACTTTCGGTCCATATTTTTCACCATAAAGTTGGAAATGCATCGTCATCAAAGCAACACATACCTTTATAGTGGTGATACAGAGCATTCACAAGCCAGGTCCAATCATACAGGTTCTGCCACTGATTGATACTACATATTTGAGAGCACATTACGTATTAGGAGTACACCTGAGTTTGTATCTCCTCCTGATCTTATCTTAGGTAAATGTGTTTACCTGATATGGCTGTGCACACAGCTACATATCATATCAAATTTTATCAGTTCTTTAACAGAGACCTGCCTTCTTCTCCTGAATCTATTTCAACTTGTCCGCACTTTCCTCAATAAAAAAGTTACAGCAGGAAAGAGGTTAGAAATTTCTATACTTGCCCAAAGTGTTTCTCCATGAGCCTTTAAGGTGTGATAAAAGATATATATACTAGTGCATCTCAAaaagtgcatctttttcttAACTAAAAGGGTGAACATCAATATATTCTACTACATGTAGACTTCAATATCCTCAGTCTACTTTGGTTTAATTTTGATGCTTATGGCTTTAAGCTcggacattttaacatgttgACCAGACCTCACTTAGACGACCTAATTGATTAATTCATAATATCACTACCAACTGAACCAACCTGAGGTAATCTCTCCGACACAGTTTTCTTCCCAGCTTGTAGTAGAGCCGACGGCCCACCTCCCCCAACCGACAGCCACACAGATCGCAGCTCAGGCAGTCCTCGTGCCAGTACTGCTCGATGGCCTTCAGGAAGAATCTGTCACCAATGCTCTGCTGACATCCACCGCATGTCAGCAGAGATGGAGGCATCTGGAGGACCTCATCCACCGGttccctggaaaaaaaaaaaaaaaaaaagcaataaggATTTAGGGCTGCATCAAATTTTTGTTTCCTTCATCAGTTAATCTGCAAAGGTTTCCCTCAGTTGTGTGATTGCTTAGTTAGTCAATGTAACATGCAGGTCTCAAACGTTCTGCTAACTGATGAATCAAATACTGGAATAGAACTGTTCTAGCTCTGACACATACTTGTTGGTAACCTGTTGATATTTTGCTCttattatgcaaaaaaaaccccaaacatttcCTGATCTACAGGCACAGTTAGTGTTCTGCATCAACATTCACACTGTGTTGTATCTAATAAGTGCTACACAAACACATGTATATCTTTTCTAATGATTTCAGTTTTGATCGGTCTCTGAGCTGGAGCTGTGTGCACAGATGTCTTTTATTCCCATCCACCTGAGGGAGCCATTGGATATTAAACCGCTAACTAATAAAAAGTATGTCACACAcaacattgtttgtttttttaaaatgtcgATTTACGCTAGGAGTGCCTTAGCGCTCCACTTTTTCCTCGCAAGACcttcattttgttattattcaCATTAACATTAACACATCACTCTGTTCTTAaactttgacatttttaatCTAACAGCAGGATACTTCAGACCTTATGCTACCAGCTGTCTGCAGCTGTCTCACCGGAGAGTTGTGGCTGTCCCGTGAGTGCTGATGCGTCACGGATACTTTTACTTGAATCAGAAATTACATTATTTAAACATCATTCATTGCTACTTACTCGCTGGCCTCCAGCGTCTTCCTCTCTATAGTGGATGTCATTCTTCAAAGATGATGTCCAGCCTGGTCCACCAGATTAGATTTTGAAGTCACCGGCCAGCAAGCTCAGTGGGGACCCGCGAAGCGAAGCTGCGTGCGGGCGCTGCACCTGCTCCCCCTCCGAGgcaccaccagcaccaccagCAGCCCGCGTCAGGCTTTCAAACGTGTTCAATCGAAGGCAGCTGAGTCCAGACGAAATGGCCGCAAGACGCGAAGTGTTCGCTTTAAGCGGCTAAGCCGTGATGGAGGACACTGTCATCATTTCCTGAGGCAGTGACCCGCGGAGAGACTTCGCGTCTTTTTTCCAAGTGTGACTCCTCACCCCGCAGGGACTTTGCTGCCTGTCCGCTCTTTATTAAAATGCACACGCCGTCTGATGCGATCAGAAGGTCACTTGCGTGGCTCTCCGTGTCCGTGCGTGCCTTTTCACAGGCGCGCGACTCCACATGAAGCCGCGGGCACCGTTATtgtgcagtagcagcagcatcGTGTTTTAAATACACCCCCCTCCCACACCCCCGCGCGCCCTTCCCCTCCTCACACCCCCTCTCTCTCGCTTGTCAGGCTGTGCTTTCGTTTCCCTCTTCCTGCTCACGACTGTTTGACAATGGGGGGAAATCGGTCTTAAAGCGACAGCTTAACACGGCCTTGTTCTGTCAGGCGTGGAGTGGGTCGTGACTGAGGCTAATGATTATTATGCTTTGCTTCGCCAGAGTGCAGATAAGACGAAAGATAAAGAGTGGCACGCTCTAATTCTTTGGGGAGGagtatttgtgttttctctcaTAATTATGCCCCAGGTGTTGCCAGTTCTAAAAGGTTTTGACGGTCACTTTCTGTAAGGGTTCAGACAATGATGGTTATCACTGCGTTAAGTCATGTGAACTTGAATTCAGTGgatttattatattatacttAGAAGCAAATTCCAAGGACTTCATTTTACTTCCTAAATtgtgattttacatttttgaggtcctacataaacacacagctgAAAACATAGTTGCCAGGGCCTTTTCAGACAATCAGGGAAGTcccttactttttatttttatttttgttgcataACTTCTCTGTAATGTAATCTTAGATCACTGATTATGCACGAGAGTATTTTCAGACACTCTGAGCAATAACTTTGCATCACATATCTTCTAAACTAATAATTTTAAGGTTAATTGGCGTGGCTGTAGTTTAGGAGGTacagcaggtcacctactaattgGTTAGagccctggctgctccagtttgcatgccagattatccttgggcaagatccTGAACCCGAAGTTGCTTTCGAAAAGTGtggaaaagcacaaaaaagtgcttgtatgaagtACTATATAAGTCCATCCACCAGTTAACTCACTAGTAATTGCTTTAATGTTAATATTTCCATCTGACGTTTTAACGATTATGTCGAGGGTAAAACCCTCATATGTGTACTTGCTGATTCttcacacaaagctcagagaaatCGTGAAGCTGGAGGAAGATGTGATTAAGCTATGCTTAGAAATAATCCAAAAGAAAGAGCTTGTGAAAGCTGCCTCTTTGGGGAATGAATGCATTGATATTTCTACATAGTTGGTGTCCTCATGGCTTTTCCTTTTCAAACCAGAGCTGCTGTGGGCCCTTCTCTTATCTACTGCCAGTGCCTCAGGGCTGCCTGTAAGAGGGAGGGACACCGACAGCAGTCTGACTGGACAGGGAAGATAAAGCACCTAAACTCCAGCACCCAGAATCAGCTCCGCAGCCAAATGTAACAGAAAAAGATCACAGGCGAATTCTAAGATGAAGGCTGAAAGCATCCTTGGGCCACACAGTTTTAGAGCTGAGTAGACTCACTGGATTGATACCAAGCTGAGAAAGCCCAGGAGCAAGGTGAGCATGGCTGTTGTGTGCCAGCTATGCAGAAAGCAGAGCAGCTTGACAGAGATAAAACTCAAACTACAAATCCTTCAGATGAGAAACATGTTCAGATTTTGTACAACACAATAACACAATGAAGGGACCATTTTGAGTATAGTGACTTTAATCTTcactaaataaaaatgtcatgcAGTTAAACCCTCTTGCTTATATGCAGTGCAGGAAATCATTATTTTATCCCCTGTAgattttgtaagtttgctcacttacaaagaaatgaacagtctctaatGTTTGTGGTAGTTTCATTTTGATAGAGAGACAGAATATAGAACAAAAATCAACATGTGCCATGTGGCACATAAACTacaatcagtcaatcaattaCAGATACTCCTGATCTCAACTTATTATGTATACAAAGCACAACTATCCACTGAATCATTTTTTCCATTCCAAGACCAAAAATCTGGCAAAGGATGTCAGGGACAAAAATTTAGACCTGCATTAGGCTGAAATGAGCCACAAGACCATCAGCAAGAAGCTTGGTGAGTAGATAACAACTGTTGATGTGATTATTCggaaatggaagaaatataaaatgagcaTCGATCTGGAGCTCCATGCAAGATCTTGCCTCAAGGGGTAAGGATGATCACGATAAAGGTTGTGGATCAGCCAAAAACTACACGTGAggagcttgttaatgatctgaagCAAGTCGGGACCACAGTCAGAACACCATTGTCAACACACTACACTATAATGGATTGAAATCTTTCACCCTCAAGAGAAGTCTTGGGAGAAAGAGCTGTGGTCAAATGAAACCAAAATCAAGCTCTTTGGCATCAAGTCAACCAGCCATGTTTGTAGGAAGAGAAGTGAGTatgacccaaagaacaccatcgTTACAGTCAGGCACgggggtggaaacattatgCATTGGGTTTATTTTTATGCTAAGGGTACAAGGCAACTTCACTGTATTGAGAAGCAAATGTATGGGAGCATGTACTATAAAATCTTGGACAAGAACTTCCTTTCTTCAGCCAGAACACTGAAGATATGCTGTGGATGggtcttccagcatgacaatgacccaaagATA is drawn from Pelmatolapia mariae isolate MD_Pm_ZW linkage group LG7, Pm_UMD_F_2, whole genome shotgun sequence and contains these coding sequences:
- the lmo2 gene encoding rhombotin-2 is translated as MTSTIERKTLEASEEPVDEVLQMPPSLLTCGGCQQSIGDRFFLKAIEQYWHEDCLSCDLCGCRLGEVGRRLYYKLGRKLCRRDYLRLFGQDGLCASCEKRIRAFEMTMRVRDKVYHLECFKCAACQKHFCVGDRYLLINSDIVCEQDIFEWTKLNNNNMV